The window tttatttttaacatattttaataatgcGTATACACATGTATTATGTCATTAATAAATTTCACATATGATAATATAGTGTATCATTGTGGAATATATAAAGGTGATTCGAAATGACTGTTTCGAGATACAATCATCTTCGCTCATTAACAATTTATGCACAATATTTGTAAGGacaatttcaaaaatacaattttcatgATATCACAATTCTACAATTCTATTATACTATTAGTCTAAggatattttcataaataccaCTTTCATTAGTGACCAAAAGACAAAAACACCTCTTGCCTTATCTCCTCAATCATCGATTATCTCCCTCTTTCTCTCGCGATCGATTTCTCATATTAGTATCTCATTACAAATATGAGAAATTGTCACAAATAACACTTTCCAAATACCTATTTTCACTTTACATCTCTTGTCTTATCTCCTTAATCATTGATTTTCTACATCTTTCTTTCGCGATCGATTTCTTCCTAGccttaatttaattatacacTTAGTGTCATTTTGAATGTTGTTAACTTCTTCATGTTATTACTACtatattccaatttttttacaaCACAACAACCACCACAACAACACTTACATAAAAGCACAACTTCTAGGCAACAATATCTTCCCACTTCCCTATGGTTAAGAATTTTGATAACCATGTTGCTCCATTTCCTTCCGCATATGAACAAATGGCATTGTAGCCTATCTAGACGCAGTCCTCAAGCACAGATGCAAACCGGTAGTTACCCGAGATAACAAAGATCGTTGCTGGTACTGGAACCTGGGACAAAACATCCTTGGTGAAAAAGTCTAAAAGAATGTAATCAGCCAGCTCCTTTTCAcctgaaaaaaagaaagaaaataaaaggtTGTTAGACCTCTTATGAAAAACAGTTTCATacgctatatatatatatatatctcaagcaattaaattatgtattttggTGTGATCATTCTGACTTTCTAGCTCTAGAAAAGTTTTGTTCTCGGTGCTTACAACTTTATATCTCtgatcataatttattttaacatattttaataatgcGTTTACACACGTATTATATCActaataaatttcatatatgatAGTATACATACAAAGCTAAACATAAATGATGAACCAGTCGTTTTAGATTTTGTTTCATTGTGGAATATAAAGGTGATTCGAAATGACTATTTCGAGATACAATCATCTTCGCTCATTTACAACTTTATGCACAATATTTGTAATGAGATACTAAAATCTAATCAACCAATGATGTTACCAATCAATAACAGTCACACTTAAGAGAATGATAAAcataattcataaaaacattGATTTGTGGTTGTTATGATTTTCTTTTCACTAAGGCGTGATTCACAGtcttaatttaattatacacCTAGTGTCATTTTGAATGTTCTTAACTTCTTCATGCTATTATTATATTCCAATTTTTCGCAATATTTAagtaaaattatgtattttggtGTGATCATTCTGAATTTCTAGCTCTAGAAAAGTTTTGTTCTCGGTACTTACagctttatattactatcaaagGTTTTGTTTGGGCTTCGTTAATATTTTTagctttatattactatcaaagGTTTTGTTTGGGCTTCGTTAATATTTtaaggtttttcttttcttttaattcagtttttttgtttatatccTCCACTCTAGTCAATCTACACTAAACTGAGTgaaataaaaacactaaataAAGCATAATTGATAATGGTTTAATTTCATTGCATCAGCTAATGAAAGATAAACCTACAAGGGGAACAACCTAGCTTGGAAAGCCAAGACAAGAAGACAATTAGGAAAAGACGGAAATCTACTCACATCAATCAAGTTGTGGAGAAACAAGTTGGCAAATCGCCACTACTAGACGACAAAGAGGAATAATAACTCTCCAACAGTGCCATGTTATATTTCACGTCTTGATAACGATGACCATGGTTCTCTTCAATGGGTGAACCAATATCACTAAACCTTAGTGTGCCACAGTGATTATGATGATCTTCGTTGAAGCCACACATGTTCTTTATTTCCACGTTTCCTTCAAGTCCTTTTCCTTGATATTCTTGTGGTAGGCTTACAAGCGCAGGACACTGTTCTTGAGCCAACATCACGCTTAGGTCTATTTGGCTTGTGCATTCTCCCAAGAAGGCAGAATCTGATGATGGCATGTTTAAAAGAAACGAGGGGAGTTCATTAGATGCGGCGAGCCTTGGAAATTGAGGTTGTGTTTCTTGTGTGGCAAGAAGGAGATTAGTGAGGTATTGCTGTTCTAAACATGAAACAGGGTTGAAAACGTTGGTAGTTTTCTCATAGGAAGTAAAATCCAAGTAAGAGAATGGATTTATAGTGGCAACATGAGAAGTTGGACTAGTACTAGTTTTGGGAGTACTCTTCATATGCTCATGGTGAGACTGGAAGTGAGAGCTTGTTTTGAGGATCTTTTCTGAAGAAAAGTGTGATGTGTTTGATAGCTTTTGGTCGGACGACAATGTGTCGATGCTTGTCTCTGATGGTAACGAGGAAACAAATGAGTGAGAGAGAGCTCTTAGGGTCGTTGTGTTTGTCTTTTTGAAGATTCTGCATATAGCCCATGAATCCTGCAGAAATCCACATCATATTGTATTAGtaacatattaaataatttaatcttaTAAAATAATAGTCAAATCATTTCAAAAACATTTGCGGTATGTTATTAGGTTAACtgtttttttcatatatatatataatttttttttgtaacagatgtgttttcatatttataagaaaatatactaTACTGCACTTTTAATGTTTGAGttgaaattttaagaaaatgttTGGTAAAAACCTCATTGTTATTAAAGGGATTATAGTAGACACGAAAAAAATGAGCTTTACATCAAAGGGAAAAGCTAGAAAAAGAGTGACtccagaaaaatataaaatccatATATGCACATCTCTCGtatattaaaactttatttGGTTTCTCAATggaatacataaatatattccAGTTCAGCTCACTAGCTACTTTTCGAAACAGATACACCAGATTCAAGGAATACTGTATTATTTACACATCGATGTGTAAAAAGTTAACCTCGGTCTTTTAGGTGAGGTTTTTAATTCatgatttgacatttttttatttatttttatatctaatctattaatttagggattatctactatttgaagttctcatttaaattttggactctttcatagttgttactagaatatatcatgccttcTATACAATGCAatctaccaacttaaattaaaccaaatcttaaccaacatatattagttaaacctaaccagtaacatttttataatatttttggttaatctcttaatataattagatcatataaaactgaaccactcttaaatcaacgagttccatatcattccagacataagagaaaaaatatccgactcatttacaacgtaagcatacaaagaccgtgtatgcttatactcattgatcttccaaaaaccaaataattgtagcatagaccaacataggctcatgttcgtatcactaactttacttccatatatttactcttcacctacatcatatcacaacatatacacagttatgcaagaacatgatttttttgttcaaacaaccaaataatggtggcatatggtcactagattttttaaatatgtttttttatatattaaattttacgagactatgtctataatttttttttgaaaaaggcataactatgtgtataagttaaaaggtaaaaggtgtgaaa of the Raphanus sativus cultivar WK10039 unplaced genomic scaffold, ASM80110v3 Scaffold1648, whole genome shotgun sequence genome contains:
- the LOC108833456 gene encoding protein FEZ, whose protein sequence is MGERNNDGDQKMEEVLLPGFRFHPTDEELVSFYLKRKVQHNPLSIELIRQLDIYKYDPWDLPKFATGEKEWYFYCPRDRKYRNSSRPNRVTGAGFWKATGTDRPIYSSEGNKCIGLKKSLVFYKGRAAKGVKTDWMMHEFRMPSLSEPSPSSKRFFDSPVSPNDSWAICRIFKKTNTTTLRALSHSFVSSLPSETSIDTLSSDQKLSNTSHFSSEKILKTSSHFQSHHEHMKSTPKTSTSPTSHVATINPFSYLDFTSYEKTTNVFNPVSCLEQQYLTNLLLATQETQPQFPRLAASNELPSFLLNMPSSDSAFLGECTSQIDLSVMLAQEQCPALVSLPQEYQGKGLEGNVEIKNMCGFNEDHHNHCGTLRFSDIGSPIEENHGHRYQDVKYNMALLESYYSSLSSSSGDLPTCFSTT